A window of Plasmodium malariae genome assembly, chromosome: 5 contains these coding sequences:
- the PmUG01_05024400 gene encoding 60S ribosomal protein L22, putative — translation MVAKKESKGSKKQKKKTVKKIKKFVGKKSKAVKSTKGIKYILDCTKPVKDTILDISGLEQFFKDKIKVDKKTNNLKNKVVVTSDDYKIYITVHIPFSKRYIKYLAKKYLKVQQIRDFLRVIAKGKLAYEFKYFQLNN, via the exons ATGGTAGCCAAGAAAGAATCGAAAGGATCcaaaaagcaaaagaaaaaaactgTAAAGAAGATCAAAAAGTTTGTTGGAAAGAAATCCAAAGCAGTTAAAAGCACCAAGGGGATAAAGTACATTCTGGATTGCACAAAACCGGTGAAGGATACGATTCTTGACATTAGCGGACTG gaacaattttttaaggataaaataaaggtagataagaaaacaaataatttaaaaaataaggtaGTAGTGACCTCTGATGACtacaaaatatacattacaGTTCATATCCCCTTCTCGAAGAGATATATAAAG TACTTGGCCAAGAAATACCTAAAGGTGCAGCAAATTAGGGATTTTTTGAGAGTAATTGCAAAGGGAAAGTTAGCGTACGAATTCAAATATTTTCAGttgaataattaa